In a single window of the Rickettsiales bacterium genome:
- a CDS encoding class I SAM-dependent methyltransferase, with protein MNIKKLDSYLSLCTEVYDLSKPKPPEDAYAFYRSYVESSKGNVLEPMCGTGRFLLPLMEEGFNIHGFDASEYMLEALRLKAKALNLEPNIWQGFVQDLDREDKYDLIFIPGGSFGIITDESQVKEALQSFYNHMNNDGILLFEVESIKSLPESGVWKGSVVRRSDESEIMLSILPTQGEDNIYSFFQKYELIENNSIIKTEVEELRLRLYKKDDLRKLLQEIGFKDIKVIKSFDRNKPAEEEDEVFVYECRK; from the coding sequence ATGAATATAAAAAAACTAGACAGCTATCTCAGTTTGTGTACCGAAGTATATGATTTAAGTAAACCTAAGCCTCCTGAAGATGCGTATGCATTTTATAGAAGCTATGTAGAGAGCTCTAAGGGCAATGTCTTAGAGCCAATGTGTGGAACTGGTAGGTTTCTACTTCCTTTGATGGAGGAAGGGTTTAATATTCATGGCTTTGATGCCAGTGAGTATATGCTGGAGGCTTTGCGCTTAAAGGCTAAAGCATTAAATTTGGAGCCCAATATATGGCAAGGTTTTGTGCAAGATCTTGATAGAGAAGATAAATACGATCTTATATTTATACCTGGTGGTTCGTTTGGAATTATTACAGATGAGTCTCAAGTGAAAGAAGCTTTGCAGAGTTTCTATAATCATATGAATAATGATGGGATTTTGTTGTTTGAAGTGGAGTCCATAAAGTCGCTTCCAGAAAGCGGTGTTTGGAAAGGGAGTGTTGTTCGTAGAAGTGATGAATCAGAGATAATGTTATCAATTTTGCCAACTCAAGGGGAAGACAATATTTATTCTTTCTTTCAAAAATATGAGCTTATAGAGAATAATAGTATTATAAAGACAGAAGTAGAAGAGTTAAGGCTGCGTCTTTATAAAAAAGATGATTTGCGCAAATTATTACAAGAGATTGGTTTTAAGGATATAAAAGTAATAAAATCTTTTGATAGAAATAAACCAGCTGAGGAAGAGGATGAAGTTTTTGTTTATGAGTGTAGAAAGTAA